The following proteins are encoded in a genomic region of Pelodictyon phaeoclathratiforme BU-1:
- a CDS encoding DNA-methyltransferase: METKTDLYLGDCTQLLKTLPDDSVDLIFTSPPYADQRKQTYGGFHPDDYVEWFLPISLQLLRVLKPTGTFVLNIKEKVVNGERSTYVMELILEMRKQGWFWTEEFIWHKKNCYPGKWPNRFRDSWERLIQFNKSKHFYMDQKAVMVPMGDWSKTRLKNLSETDKTRDESKVGSGFGKNISNWLDREMAYPTNVLHLATECNNKKHSAAFPEGLPEWFIKLFTKEGDTVLDPFMGSGTTNAVAQRMRRNSIGIEIVPEYYDMVKTELKPVELYLLEQKEEHETTYPERRIDLR; the protein is encoded by the coding sequence ATGGAAACAAAAACGGATCTCTACCTTGGAGACTGCACACAACTGCTCAAAACGTTGCCGGATGATTCGGTAGACCTGATATTTACCTCCCCGCCCTATGCTGACCAGAGAAAACAAACCTATGGCGGCTTTCATCCGGACGATTATGTTGAGTGGTTTTTACCGATATCCCTGCAGCTTCTGAGGGTGCTGAAACCAACAGGTACCTTTGTCCTGAACATCAAGGAGAAGGTTGTCAATGGCGAACGGAGTACCTACGTGATGGAACTCATTCTTGAAATGAGGAAGCAGGGCTGGTTCTGGACAGAAGAATTTATCTGGCATAAAAAAAACTGTTATCCCGGTAAATGGCCAAACCGATTCAGGGATTCCTGGGAACGGTTGATCCAGTTCAATAAAAGCAAGCACTTTTATATGGACCAGAAAGCCGTTATGGTGCCAATGGGCGATTGGTCGAAAACCCGCCTGAAAAACCTGAGTGAGACCGACAAAACGCGTGATGAATCGAAGGTCGGCAGCGGGTTCGGAAAAAATATCTCAAACTGGCTGGATCGGGAGATGGCCTATCCGACCAACGTGCTGCACCTCGCCACAGAATGCAACAACAAAAAACACAGCGCAGCCTTTCCTGAAGGGCTTCCGGAATGGTTTATCAAGCTCTTTACCAAAGAGGGAGATACTGTGCTCGATCCATTCATGGGGTCAGGAACAACCAATGCGGTAGCGCAAAGAATGAGAAGAAACTCTATCGGCATTGAAATTGTGCCAGAGTACTACGACATGGTAAAAACGGAGCTGAAACCGGTTGAACTCTATCTGCTGGAACAAAAGGAGGAGCATGAAACCACTTATCCTGAACGACGTATTGACCTACGTTGA
- a CDS encoding cation diffusion facilitator family transporter, translating into MSNTTSGECAHTHDSTHHHHHHHASGNIKVAFFLNVGFTLVEIVGGLLTGSTAILADAVHDLGDSLALAQAWYFEEKSGEKSSARYSYGYKRFSLLGALISTVVLLTSSLFVLAHAIPRILEPQKPDAGGMILLAIIGVIVNGIAMARLSKESGLNAKVVALHLLEDMLGWVAVLVVAVVLYFWNIPVLDPLLAVIITLYILSGVVKNLKAMLPVFLQAVPDELDIALITREIEAMEHIHAVHHAHIWSLDGVHTVFTAHLEVDALLDAEAYMQLKELIRALVERYGLYHSTVEIEYPGEACRNLL; encoded by the coding sequence ATGAGCAACACAACATCGGGAGAGTGTGCGCATACCCATGATTCGACGCATCATCACCATCATCATCATGCGTCAGGAAACATCAAGGTGGCCTTTTTTCTCAATGTGGGCTTTACCCTGGTTGAAATTGTCGGTGGACTGTTAACCGGCAGCACTGCAATCCTCGCCGATGCCGTTCACGATCTCGGCGACTCCCTTGCTCTTGCCCAGGCATGGTATTTTGAGGAAAAATCAGGAGAAAAGAGCAGCGCGCGCTACTCCTACGGCTACAAACGCTTCTCCCTGCTTGGAGCGCTCATCAGTACAGTGGTGCTGCTTACCAGTTCACTCTTTGTGCTTGCCCACGCCATACCCCGCATTCTTGAACCACAAAAACCCGATGCCGGAGGGATGATTCTTCTGGCTATTATTGGTGTTATCGTCAACGGCATTGCCATGGCAAGACTTTCGAAAGAGAGTGGTCTGAATGCAAAAGTGGTTGCCCTGCACCTGCTCGAAGATATGCTCGGATGGGTTGCCGTGCTTGTTGTTGCCGTTGTGCTCTACTTCTGGAATATTCCGGTGCTCGACCCGCTTCTTGCCGTCATCATCACGCTCTACATTCTCTCCGGTGTGGTTAAAAACCTCAAAGCCATGCTGCCGGTCTTTCTGCAGGCCGTGCCCGATGAGCTTGATATCGCTCTCATTACCAGAGAGATCGAAGCGATGGAGCATATTCATGCTGTCCATCATGCCCACATCTGGTCACTCGACGGTGTTCATACCGTCTTTACCGCCCACCTCGAAGTCGATGCCCTTCTCGACGCCGAAGCTTACATGCAACTCAAGGAGCTTATCAGAGCGCTGGTTGAGCGATACGGACTGTATCACTCAACCGTTGAAATCGAATATCCCGGAGAGGCGTGCCGGAATCTCCTTTAG